The DNA window GCTGCTGGATTATTCGGCCGAAGCGCGCGGGCTGGACTCTTATTACGAGCGGGCCTTGGCCATGCTCAATTCGTCGCGTGTCCGCCAGGCGTTCGATCTGTCGAGCGAACCTGAGACGCTGCGCGATCAATACGGCCGCCATACGTACGGTCAGAGTTGCCTGCTGGCGCGGCGGCTGGTCGAGTCGGGCGTGAAGTTCGTGAACGTCTACTTCTCGAACTCGATCGGCGGCCAAAGCACAAAAGCAGGCGGATGGGACACGCACGGCTTCGGCAACACGCGGATGTTTCCCATCATCGAGAAGTACCACTTGCCGCTGACGGATCAAACGCTGCCAACATTGCTAACGGATCTCGACGGACGCGGCCTGCTGGATACAACGCTAGTAGTGTGGATGGGTGAATTTGGCCGCACCCCCAAGATCAATCAGAACGTCAGCCGCGATCACTGGCCTGGCTGCTACACCGTACTTTTGGCCGGTGGCGGAGTGAAGCGTGGATTCGTCTACGGCGCCAGCGACAAAAACGGCGCGCGTCCCGACCGCGACGGAGTACGGCCCGACGATCTGGCCGCCACGATGTTCCACCTGCTGGGCATCGATCCACAGACCGAAGTGCATGACACCAACAATCGCCCGCTGGTGATTGCCGCCGGCCGGCCGATTTCCGAGATTTTGGCGTAAGTGAATTTTACCTGCGCCCGATGGAACTCCCTACGGAACCACCGGTCGGCAATGCCCCTCCGGCGCGGAAGCATGTCATTACTTTTTAAATTTCTTCTGCAGCTCGCGCAGCTCAGAGTCGATTTCCAGGTTGGAGCTCTCTTGTTCGAGGGAGATTTCCTCCTGCACGGACTCGCTGGCGAGCTCTCGTAGTGCGTCGGCCTCGGCTTCGGCCATCTCGACCTTCTCGCGCATGCGATCGAACTTGGCAAAGGCGTCGTGATTGAGTTCGGGCGAGGCGGTGCCCAGGCTCAGTTTGGCGCGCACGTCGGCGGCTTTCTTGCGGGCGGAAAGCGTACCCAATTGGCGTTTGGCGTCGGCCAACTTCGCCTGCATTCCTTCGAGTTGGCGGCGCAACGTGGCACTCGATTCGACGGCCGCCGAGTGTTGATCGCGCAGGGCAGCCGCCAACTTTTCGTATTCTTGCTTGCGGCCCAGGGCCTGGCGGGCTAGCTTTTCATCGCCAGCCTCGACGGCCGACTCGGCTCGCTGCTGCCATTGACTGGCCTTGTGTTCGTTATCGGCCAGTTCCTTGGCCACGATCTTGTCGCTGGCCAACGCCTTGGCGACATCGCGCCGGGAGGTCTCGATCGAGGTCTCCATCTCGCGCACGGCTTGCTTCAGCATCTTCTCGGGATCTTCGTACTTCTCGACCATATCATTCAAATTGGCTGAGAGGATGTCGCTCACGCGTTTGAACAGTCCCATGTGTTGCTCCTTGGTTTCTCGACCGGCAGGCCGCCCGCGCTGCCCAAATTACATTTCTGACTTGTTCATGTAACGGCGCAGCCAATCCGGCAGCCGAACCAATGAATTTTCTTATCCAGCGTAGTAAACCGTCGGCGGGCCGGCTTCGTATTGGGTTGGTCCCTAACGAAATTGTACATTGCGCCAACAGAGACGGCCTGCGGAATCTACGAGGTTTGCCGCCATGGGTGGCAGGGGCACTCTGACACGGCGAAACGCTTGACCCGCGCACAGGGCCGCCCCAGAATGTGGAGGTAGCATCTCCAGCCGGCGCGACTCTTTTTTTGGCAGTCTCTTTCGCCGTCGCTTTCTTCCGATACCGGATGGTCATGGCTTTTCCCGAGACTCGGCCGACTCTCATTCAACGGATTGTTTCTACCGGCGATAATGCCGATTGGCGGCAGTTTCTCGACGATTATTGGGGACCGGTCTGCCGTTTTGCGGCCTACCGAAGCTCGCTTGGGGTGGCAGACGTCGAAGACATCGCCTCGCAAACCTTCGAGGCGTTGATTTCCAACAAACTGTTGGCACGTTGGATCGTTAATCGTTCCGCAAAGCTCCGCACGCTGATTTGCACCGTGACGCGCAACGTCATGTCGAACCGTGCCCGCGTCGACCAGGGACGTGCTCGGCTGATGCGCGAGCACTTGGACCAGGGAGGCGAGCTTGTCGGGCTGGACGCACCGGTCGAGCAAGTCGACAGATTCTATGCCGCCTGGGTCGAGGACCTGATCGAACAGGCGGTCGAAAGCCTGCTCAGCGAATACCACCAGGCGGGAAAAGGAGACTATTTTCGCGTCCTGCACGGCCGGCTGTGCGAACAGATGGCCATGGGTGAGGTCGCAGAACTGCTGGACCTCAAGATCACGTCCGCCGAGAACTATTTCAAGGCAGCCCGCAAACGGCTTACGACGATCTTGCAAGACTTGGTGCGCCAGCACGTCGAGCGCTATGCGGCCAACGCCGATCAGGATGAATTTGCCGCCGAGTGGCATGCCCTGGGCGAATATCTGACCGAGCACGGCGGCTTAGAAGACGCCGTCCGTCGAACGTACGAAGGTGCCAATGTAACGTCCCTGCGGCAGCGCAAAACGGCCCAAATCAACCTGACCCTCTCTCGGATTTCCTCGTTCGAGGCGGAATAGCGCCAGACAATCCGCGGAATAACTGCAACAGGGTTACCGGCCGACGGGCATCATTACATTCAATGAACGACGAGCAATCCCAAAAGGTGCGCCACCAGCGCTTGCCTTTTCCATCACGGTGAGATCCTAGGGGAGTAGCGTGATGAGCCGTTGGACGAGTTTTGTCGTGCGAGACTCGCAGCAGCCGAACCGAGTAGGTGTAGGCAAGGGCGCTCGCGCCTTACGAAGGAGGGGGAGCTGGCTGTGACCGAACAGAGCTTGAATGTGCCTGCCGGACGGTCGTTGGCCGAACTGTCCCCTTTGCCTTCGCCGCAGGTAATTTCCTGGTTTCCGGCACTATTGGCTCAGGTCATCGCCCTGCACCGCGAGGGTCGGTTGCACAGAGCCATTGCCGCGGGCACGATCTCGCTCGGCAGCGACCGGCGACCGCTGCTCTCGAATCCGCCCGAGAAGGTCGTTTTGGGCGGCGCCGCCGAGTCCGACAATTGTCCGCCCGAGTTGCCAACGGGCCTTCCGTGGGACATGCCGACGGAATTGGAGCCCGCGCGAGCGATTTTGGCGACCGCCGGCGTGGACATGGATCCGCGCAGAATCGATGTATATCAACTCGGCGTCCTGCTCTGTTTTATGGTGACGGGTCAATCGAGCGGTGCTTACTTGCGCAGCCCGAAAACGCGAGGACTGGTGCCCGCCGTGCTACGGCCGCTCATTGATAGCGCTCTTGGTCACGATGTGGATGCCCGGCTGGAGAATTGCGAGCAGTTCTCGACGATGCTGGCCGAGGCGACGGATGCGAGTCACGCCACGCATGCCCTAGGTTCTGACACGCCGGCAATGATTGTGGCGCACACTCCGCTGCCCGAGGCGCGTTCGCCGCTCGTTGAGGATTTCGCGGCCGCGCAGCCGGCCACGGCCGTCGATCCGGCCGGTCGATTGGGTGCCTATCAGCTTTTGAAGCGGATTGGCGGCGGGGGGATGGGGGATGTTTACAAGGCCCATGATGCCGCGCTCGATCGCGTCGTGGCCATCAAAGTTTTGCCGCCGGAGCTGGCGCGACATCCGGCCTTCGTGGCACGCTTTCGCAGCGAAGCAATGGCGATCGCCAAATTCACTCATCCCAACATCGTCCAAGTCTATGCCTTTGCCGACGATGCCGGCCGGCACTT is part of the Pirellulales bacterium genome and encodes:
- a CDS encoding PspA/IM30 family protein, encoding MGLFKRVSDILSANLNDMVEKYEDPEKMLKQAVREMETSIETSRRDVAKALASDKIVAKELADNEHKASQWQQRAESAVEAGDEKLARQALGRKQEYEKLAAALRDQHSAAVESSATLRRQLEGMQAKLADAKRQLGTLSARKKAADVRAKLSLGTASPELNHDAFAKFDRMREKVEMAEAEADALRELASESVQEEISLEQESSNLEIDSELRELQKKFKK
- a CDS encoding sigma-70 family RNA polymerase sigma factor encodes the protein MAFPETRPTLIQRIVSTGDNADWRQFLDDYWGPVCRFAAYRSSLGVADVEDIASQTFEALISNKLLARWIVNRSAKLRTLICTVTRNVMSNRARVDQGRARLMREHLDQGGELVGLDAPVEQVDRFYAAWVEDLIEQAVESLLSEYHQAGKGDYFRVLHGRLCEQMAMGEVAELLDLKITSAENYFKAARKRLTTILQDLVRQHVERYAANADQDEFAAEWHALGEYLTEHGGLEDAVRRTYEGANVTSLRQRKTAQINLTLSRISSFEAE